One Amaranthus tricolor cultivar Red isolate AtriRed21 chromosome 1, ASM2621246v1, whole genome shotgun sequence DNA window includes the following coding sequences:
- the LOC130826905 gene encoding uncharacterized protein LOC130826905, with translation NNYNNNNNNNNNNNNNNNNNNNNNNNNNKNNNNNNNNNNNNNNNNNNNNNNNNNNNNNNNNNNNNNNNNNNNNNNNNNNNNNNNNNNNNNNNNNDNNNDNNNNNNNNNNNNNNNNNNNNHNNNNHNNNNNNNNNNNNNNHNNNDNNNINNNNNNNNNNNNNNNNNNNNNNNNNNNNNNNNNNNNNKKKNNNNSNNNNNNNNNNNNNNNNNNNNNNNNNNNNNNNNNNNNNNINNNNNNNNNNNNNNNNNNNNNNNNNNNNNNNNNNNNNNNNNNNNNNNNNNNNNNNNNNNNNNHNHNNND, from the coding sequence aataattataataataataataataataataataataataataataataataataataataacaataacaataacaataacaataaaaataataataacaataacaataataataataataacaataacaataacaataacaataataataacaataacaataacaataacaataacaataacaataacaataacaataacaataacaataataataataataataataataataataataataataataataataataataataataataataataataatgataataataatgataataataataataacaataacaataacaataataataacaataacaataacaataataatcataataataataatcataataataataataataataataataataataataataataatcataataataatgataataataatattaataataataataataataataataataataataataataataataataataataataataacaataacaataacaataacaataacaataacaataacaataataataataaaaaaaaaaataataataatagtaataataataataataataataataataataataataataataataacaataataataacaataataataataataataataataataataataataataataataataataacattaacaataataataataataataataataataataataataataataataataataataataataataataataataataataataacaataataataataataacaataataataataataacaataataacaataataacaataataataataacaataataacaataataataataataataatcataatcataataataatgat
- the LOC130826898 gene encoding uncharacterized protein LOC130826898: NNNNNNNNNNNNNNNNNNNNNNNDNNNNKNNNNNNNNNNNNNNNNINNNNNNNNNNNNNNNNNNNNNNNNNNNNNNNNNNNNNNNNNDNDNDNDNDNNNNNNNNNNNNNNNNNNNNNNNNNNNNNNNNNNNNNNNNNNNNNNNNNNNNNNNNNNNKNNNNNNNNNNNKNNNNNNNSNNNNNNNNNNNNNNNNNNNNNNNNNDNNNDNNNNNNNNNNNNKYNNNNNNNNNNNNNNNNNNNNNNNNNNNNYYNYNNNNNNNNNNNNNNNNNNNNNNNNNNNNNNNNNNNNNNNNNNNNNNNNNNNNNNNNNNNNNNNNNNNNNNNNNNNNNNNNNNNNNNNNNNNNNNNNNNNNNNNNNNNNNNNNNNNNNNNNNNNNNNNNNNNNNNNNNNNNNNNNNNNNNNNNNNNNNNNNNNNNNNNNNNNNNNNNNNNNNNINNNNNNNNNNNNNNNNNNNNINNNNNNNYNNNNNKNYNNNNNNNNNNNNNNNNNNNNNNNNNNHNHNNNDNNNNNNNNNNNNNNNNKNNNNNNNNNNNNNNNNNNNNNNNNDNNNN, encoded by the coding sequence aataataataataataataataataataataataataataataataataataataataataataataatgataataataataataagaataacaataacaataataataataataacaataataataataataacattaataacaataataacaataataataataacaataataataataataataataataataataataacaataataataataataataataataataataataataataataataataataataatgataatgataatgataatgataatgataataataataataataataataataataataataataataataataataataataataataataataataataacaataataataataacaataataataataataataacaataataataataataataacaataataataataataataataataataataataacaataacaataagaataataataacaataacaataacaataataataaaaataataataataataataatagtaataataataataataataataataataataataataataataataataataataataataataataataataatgataataataatgataataataacaataacaataataataacaataacaataaatataataataataataataataataataataataataataataataataataataataataataataataataacaataataataattattataattataataataataataataataataataataataataataataataataataacaataataataataataacaataataataacaataataacaataataataataataacaataataacaataataataataacaataataacaataataataataataataataataataataataataataataataataataataacaataataataataataacaataataataataataacaataataataataataacaataataataataataataacaataacaataataataacaataacaataataataataataataataataataataataataataataataataataacaataataacaataataataataataacaataataacaataataataacaataataacaataataataataataacaataataacaataataataataacaataataacaataataataataataataataataataataataataataataataataataataataataataataataataacaacaacaataatattaataataataataataataataataataataataataataataataataataataataatattaataataataataacaataattataataataacaataataagaattataacaataacaataataataataacaataataacaataataataataacaataataacaataataataataataataatcataatcataataataatgataataataataataataataataataataataataataataataataataagaataataataataataataataataataataataataataataataataataataataataataataataatgataataataataat